A single region of the Raphanus sativus cultivar WK10039 chromosome 1, ASM80110v3, whole genome shotgun sequence genome encodes:
- the LOC108850955 gene encoding uncharacterized protein LOC108850955 isoform X2, giving the protein MMVHLAALFLAIIVVSPLFVLSSENQRIGSNQQHLLNDPDAAAKLRISQLALEATTQKVDDKTLYLKERDKLIQVAETQILVLHSASPMPRDLPLVQKRIIELEEEVKLLWAALRTANFDLHVSEDKARHAEGQVKATAFQVKLMTEVVTEQWIQVQHIEQMKEFSNRRNHVPSRCTLLKLMNDIRWEVKNALSQLRSLWAAVTRYHHQLQGFIKHEMERNEITAALANSEVVFFMASAMITFPVFGAWILLSA; this is encoded by the exons ATGATGGTGCACTTGGCTGCTCTGTTTCTCGCCATCATCGTTGTTTCACCACTCTTTGTTCTCTCATCTGAGAACCAGCGGATCGGTTCTAACCAGCAGCACTTGCTCAATGATCCAGACGCAGCAGCTAAGCTCAGAATATCACAACTCG ctcttgaggcAACCACGCAGAAGGTGGATGATAAGACCCTTTACTTGAAAGAGCGTGACAAGTTGATTCAAGTTGCTGAAACTCAGATCCTTGTTTTGCACTCTGCTTCACCCATGCCT AGGGATTTACCTTTGGTCCAAAAAAGGATAATTGAATTGGAAGAAGAG GTTAAACTCCTATGGGCTGCCTTGAGAACAGCCAACTTTGACCTTCACGTTTCAGAGGATAAGGCAAGACATGCCGAGGGTCAAGTTAAAGCTACTGCCTTCCAAGTTAAACTG ATGACCGAAGTTGTTACGGAGCAGTGGATTCAAGTTCAGCATATTGAGCAG ATGAAAGAGTTCAGTAACCGTAGGAATCACGTTCCTAGCAGATGTACTCTCTTGAAG CTCATGAATGACATCCGCTGGGAGGTAAAGAATGCCCTGTCTCAGTTAAGAAGCCTCTGGGCAGCTGTTACCAGATACCACCACCAG TTGCAAGGCTTCATCAAGCATGAGATGGAAAGAAACGAGATCACAGCAGCTCTTGCGAACAGTGAAGTGGTGTTTTTTATG GCATCTGCAATGATCACCTTCCCGGTGTTTGGAGCATGGATCTTACTCTCTGCCTAG
- the LOC108863364 gene encoding protein E6, with protein sequence MAFATRSSLLVCFTTLVLLSTQINARESYFFGKFHRESPKDQNPKNVLPLETSEKTTVEESFPNKKEQEQDPTFVPESENGYGLYGHETTYNNKEEFNNKDNKYDEKFNGETFSTPSLSETEESYNNYEENYPKKTESYDNNRYNNEEFNNKYDENVKEEFNNNNKYDENFKEEFNNNKYDENFKEESFSENNEDKRGIYNSNAYGTELERETPYKGYSHNLERQGMSDTRFMEKGNYYYDLYNDRNHGHFYRKPHQKSPAGYYSSQATENNYDQSYNNYNNEEEKSFKDQYNSKWEKNMMNKQPEEFVEEQGDQFKP encoded by the coding sequence ATGGCTTTCGCCACTAGAAGCTCTCTCTTGGTCTGCTTCACAACACTTGTTCTTCTCTCCACTCAAATCAATGCAAGAGAGAGCTACTTCTTTGGCAAATTCCACCGAGAATCCCCCAAAGACCAAAACCCTAAGAATGTCCTCCCTCTCGAGACCAGCGAGAAAACCACAGTAGAAGAATCCTTCCCAAACAAGAAAGAGCAAGAACAAGACCCTACCTTCGTCCCCGAGTCCGAGAACGGCTATGGCCTATATGGTCACGAGACCACCTACAACAACAAAGAAGAGTTCAACAACAAGGACAACAAGTACGATGAAAAATTCAACGGTGAGACTTTCTCAACTCCAAGCCTGAGCGAGACCGAAGAGTCTTACAACAACTACGAGGAGAACTACCCGAAGAAGACCGAGAGCTACGACAACAACCGTTACAACAACGAAGAATTCAACAACAAGTATGATGAAAACGTCAAGGAAGagttcaacaacaacaacaagtacGATGAAAACTTCAAGGAAGAGTTCAACAACAACAAGTACGACGAAAACTTCAAGGAAGAGTCATTCTCTGAGAACAATGAAGACAAGAGAGGTATCTACAACTCAAACGCTTACGGAACGGAGTTGGAACGTGAAACGCCTTACAAAGGTTACAGCCACAACTTGGAGAGACAAGGCATGAGCGACACAAGGTTCATGGAGAAAGGTAACTACTACTACGACCTTTACAACGACAGAAACCACGGCCATTTCTACCGGAAGCCTCATCAGAAAAGCCCTGCCGGTTACTATTCTTCTCAGGCGACCGAGAATAACTACGACCAGTCGTACAACAACTACAACAATGAGGAGGAGAAGAGCTTCAAGGATCAGTACAATTCCAAGTGGGAGAAGAACATGATGAACAAACAGCCTGAAGAGTTTGTTGAGGAGCAAGGAGATCAGTTCAAGCCTTGA
- the LOC108850955 gene encoding uncharacterized protein LOC108850955 isoform X1 has product MMVHLAALFLAIIVVSPLFVLSSENQRIGSNQQHLLNDPDAAAKLRISQLEAALEATTQKVDDKTLYLKERDKLIQVAETQILVLHSASPMPRDLPLVQKRIIELEEEVKLLWAALRTANFDLHVSEDKARHAEGQVKATAFQVKLMTEVVTEQWIQVQHIEQMKEFSNRRNHVPSRCTLLKLMNDIRWEVKNALSQLRSLWAAVTRYHHQLQGFIKHEMERNEITAALANSEVVFFMASAMITFPVFGAWILLSA; this is encoded by the exons ATGATGGTGCACTTGGCTGCTCTGTTTCTCGCCATCATCGTTGTTTCACCACTCTTTGTTCTCTCATCTGAGAACCAGCGGATCGGTTCTAACCAGCAGCACTTGCTCAATGATCCAGACGCAGCAGCTAAGCTCAGAATATCACAACTCG aagcagctcttgaggcAACCACGCAGAAGGTGGATGATAAGACCCTTTACTTGAAAGAGCGTGACAAGTTGATTCAAGTTGCTGAAACTCAGATCCTTGTTTTGCACTCTGCTTCACCCATGCCT AGGGATTTACCTTTGGTCCAAAAAAGGATAATTGAATTGGAAGAAGAG GTTAAACTCCTATGGGCTGCCTTGAGAACAGCCAACTTTGACCTTCACGTTTCAGAGGATAAGGCAAGACATGCCGAGGGTCAAGTTAAAGCTACTGCCTTCCAAGTTAAACTG ATGACCGAAGTTGTTACGGAGCAGTGGATTCAAGTTCAGCATATTGAGCAG ATGAAAGAGTTCAGTAACCGTAGGAATCACGTTCCTAGCAGATGTACTCTCTTGAAG CTCATGAATGACATCCGCTGGGAGGTAAAGAATGCCCTGTCTCAGTTAAGAAGCCTCTGGGCAGCTGTTACCAGATACCACCACCAG TTGCAAGGCTTCATCAAGCATGAGATGGAAAGAAACGAGATCACAGCAGCTCTTGCGAACAGTGAAGTGGTGTTTTTTATG GCATCTGCAATGATCACCTTCCCGGTGTTTGGAGCATGGATCTTACTCTCTGCCTAG